A genome region from Natronosalvus rutilus includes the following:
- a CDS encoding DUF3368 domain-containing protein — translation MASSEVVVADTSPILNLELIDRTACLRRQFEAITIPSAVRDELLVGQRKREQLETVLESSFVTVESARRTDLVREFRAELDRGESEALALAIDREADLVLIDERDGRQVARRHDLRVTGVVGLLIRAARSDRLSIETALASLREVGFWIDDDLVQRVIDAVEAETGY, via the coding sequence ATGGCCTCGAGTGAGGTCGTCGTCGCAGATACTTCGCCGATTCTCAATCTGGAGCTCATCGATCGAACGGCGTGTCTCCGTCGACAGTTCGAGGCGATCACGATCCCATCTGCTGTACGCGACGAACTGCTGGTTGGACAGCGAAAACGTGAACAACTCGAGACGGTCCTCGAATCGTCGTTCGTCACCGTCGAGTCGGCCAGGCGGACCGATCTGGTCAGAGAGTTTCGAGCCGAACTCGACCGGGGCGAATCGGAGGCACTCGCACTCGCAATCGATCGGGAAGCTGATCTCGTGCTGATCGATGAACGCGACGGACGTCAGGTAGCCCGTCGCCACGACCTTCGCGTGACCGGTGTCGTGGGGTTGCTGATTCGAGCCGCACGAAGCGACCGCCTCTCGATCGAGACCGCGCTTGCGTCGCTTCGCGAGGTAGGCTTCTGGATCGACGACGACCTCGTTCAGCGAGTGATTGACGCCGTCGAGGCCGAAACAGGTTACTAG
- a CDS encoding Lrp/AsnC family transcriptional regulator, whose amino-acid sequence MSSTRSAADDWRETIDETDAAIIDGYQSGFPIAERPFRVVGDALEISEDETLERVRRLREAGIFRRFGAVLNPPVIGSSTLAAVKAPEDRFDEIAEVINGYRQVNHNYAREHEWNMWFVVTAGSRETRDRILEEIEERTGCTVLVLPMLTDYYIDLEFPVVNADSFARESLEDGTDATATRISEDAAGDLSAFDAALLLAIQDGFPLSRTPYGDIAAELETDLEREVPVEEVLEAVERLQDEGCIKRIGCIVNHVVTGFDANCMVVWDIPDDRLDEWGERAGSLPYVTLCYHRPRRPDLEWPYNLFTMIHGRDQSAVDAKIDELAGEYLPVTHECLYSTETLKQTGAQYEALVETS is encoded by the coding sequence ATGAGTTCCACTCGATCGGCCGCGGACGACTGGCGCGAGACGATCGACGAGACGGACGCCGCGATCATCGACGGCTACCAGAGCGGGTTTCCGATCGCCGAGCGCCCCTTCCGCGTCGTCGGCGACGCCCTGGAGATCAGCGAGGACGAGACCCTCGAGCGCGTCCGACGCCTGCGCGAGGCGGGCATCTTCCGTCGTTTCGGCGCCGTCCTCAACCCACCCGTGATCGGCTCCTCGACGCTCGCAGCCGTCAAGGCGCCCGAGGATCGGTTCGACGAAATTGCCGAGGTGATCAACGGCTATCGACAGGTCAACCACAACTACGCCCGCGAGCACGAGTGGAACATGTGGTTCGTCGTCACCGCCGGCTCTCGGGAGACGCGGGACCGCATCCTGGAGGAGATCGAGGAGCGAACCGGCTGCACTGTGTTAGTGCTCCCGATGCTAACGGACTACTACATCGACCTCGAGTTTCCCGTGGTAAACGCCGACAGTTTCGCACGCGAGAGCCTCGAGGACGGCACCGACGCCACCGCCACTCGTATCAGCGAGGACGCCGCGGGCGACCTCTCGGCGTTCGACGCCGCGCTCTTGCTCGCGATCCAGGACGGGTTCCCGCTCTCGAGGACGCCCTACGGTGATATCGCAGCCGAACTCGAGACCGACCTCGAACGCGAGGTCCCCGTCGAGGAGGTGCTCGAAGCGGTCGAACGGCTGCAGGACGAGGGCTGCATCAAGCGGATCGGCTGCATCGTCAACCACGTCGTCACCGGCTTCGACGCCAATTGCATGGTCGTCTGGGACATCCCCGACGACCGGCTGGACGAGTGGGGCGAGCGCGCCGGTTCGCTCCCCTACGTGACGCTGTGTTACCACCGACCACGGCGGCCCGACCTCGAGTGGCCCTACAACCTGTTCACGATGATCCACGGGCGGGATCAGTCGGCGGTGGATGCCAAAATCGACGAACTCGCCGGGGAATACCTGCCGGTCACCCACGAGTGCCTGTACTCGACGGAGACGTTGAAACAGACGGGGGCGCAGTACGAGGCGCTAGTCGAGACGTCCTGA
- a CDS encoding NAD(P)/FAD-dependent oxidoreductase encodes MTRTASVTVVGGGLAGLVTARTLARDGFDVTLYERRDDVGGRVRTTERDGYRLDRGFQVLFTAYPAVRAELDLPALDLREFAPGAVIARDGRRSALSDPFRDPEGLPETLCNSDVALTDKLGIFRLRHQFAGRDPDRIFEGPDATIGQYLRDQGFSDRFIDNFAAPFYGGITLDRSLSTSKRIFEYTFRALAVGSIAVPAKGMGRIPSQLAASAESEGVVIETGVTVTEIDTGDDEVTCTLETVGNTGDKIVEADAVVVATDPPTARELTGVESIPTTAKGCVTQYYTLPGWTDLEIGRRLLLNADGGSGPNHVVPHSAVAPAYAPDGSTLLSATYLGHPEPDDETLADRTQRALESWYPDRRFDDLETVHTERIPFAQFAQPPGIHESLPGPRAPEGACYLAGEYTRWSSIQGALESGRRAALAVRVDIES; translated from the coding sequence ATGACACGAACGGCGTCGGTGACGGTCGTCGGCGGCGGCCTCGCCGGCCTCGTCACGGCGCGAACGCTTGCGAGAGACGGCTTCGACGTGACGCTGTACGAGCGCCGCGACGATGTCGGCGGTCGCGTTCGAACGACTGAACGCGACGGCTACCGACTCGACCGCGGCTTCCAGGTGCTCTTTACCGCCTACCCCGCCGTCCGTGCGGAACTCGACCTGCCCGCCCTGGACCTTCGCGAGTTCGCCCCCGGCGCGGTCATCGCTCGAGACGGCCGTCGATCGGCGCTTTCGGACCCGTTTCGCGACCCCGAAGGATTACCCGAGACACTGTGTAACTCCGACGTCGCGCTCACAGACAAACTGGGGATCTTCCGACTCCGCCACCAGTTCGCCGGGCGAGATCCCGACCGAATTTTCGAGGGGCCCGACGCGACCATCGGTCAGTACCTGCGGGACCAGGGGTTCTCGGATCGGTTCATCGACAACTTCGCCGCCCCGTTCTACGGCGGAATCACCCTCGATCGAAGCCTCTCGACCTCGAAGCGAATCTTCGAGTACACCTTCCGGGCCCTCGCAGTGGGATCGATCGCAGTTCCCGCTAAGGGAATGGGCCGGATTCCGTCCCAGCTCGCCGCGAGTGCCGAGTCCGAGGGAGTAGTGATCGAAACGGGTGTCACCGTGACCGAAATCGATACCGGAGACGACGAGGTTACCTGCACGCTCGAGACCGTGGGGAACACCGGCGACAAAATCGTCGAGGCCGACGCGGTGGTCGTCGCGACGGATCCGCCGACCGCTCGAGAACTGACGGGCGTCGAGTCGATTCCCACGACCGCCAAGGGCTGTGTCACCCAGTACTACACGCTCCCTGGGTGGACGGACCTCGAGATCGGCAGACGGTTGCTCCTCAACGCCGACGGGGGTTCGGGACCGAACCACGTCGTTCCCCACAGCGCGGTCGCACCCGCCTACGCCCCCGACGGCTCGACACTGCTGAGCGCGACCTACCTCGGTCATCCCGAACCCGACGACGAGACGCTCGCCGATCGAACCCAACGGGCCCTCGAGTCGTGGTACCCCGACCGTCGCTTCGACGACCTCGAGACGGTCCACACTGAACGGATCCCCTTCGCGCAGTTCGCCCAGCCGCCGGGAATCCACGAGAGCCTGCCGGGACCGCGAGCACCCGAGGGAGCCTGCTACCTGGCCGGCGAGTACACCAGGTGGTCGTCGATCCAGGGGGCGCTCGAGAGCGGACGACGGGCCGCGCTCGCGGTTCGAGTAGACATCGAGTCCTGA
- a CDS encoding anthranilate phosphoribosyltransferase, whose protein sequence is MAQATQDFGEWPLKRLMTEIVGSGPKSADDMTREQAREAFRRILADEPDPTTLGAFWLANRWKKNTPEELAAFTDVMREESVVTAEPDCAPVDCGANYDGKHTTAVLGVAAGIVAAAAGTPVVTHSGDRVPTQKATAYKHVLDKLGVRTDLESDESADMVDETGFGFYYQPAFNPGVHALYDRRDQMGVRTFVNTIETVANPANADVHLGSFYHLAFAKKTCDLVAESEALEFSRVVMFQGMEGYDDIRPGYTKVADWRAGEFDDFEIETAEYGMEMENDDLAVDDVDADSAAITEAVLAGERDDHFADAVALNAAFRMFARDDVDGLEDGLERARAVIDDGSAAAVLEELRAF, encoded by the coding sequence ATGGCCCAGGCTACCCAGGACTTCGGCGAGTGGCCGCTGAAGCGCCTGATGACCGAAATCGTCGGCTCCGGACCCAAATCCGCCGACGACATGACCCGCGAGCAGGCTCGAGAGGCGTTCCGGCGGATTCTCGCCGACGAACCCGACCCGACCACGCTGGGGGCGTTCTGGCTGGCGAATCGCTGGAAGAAGAACACGCCCGAGGAGCTGGCGGCCTTCACCGACGTCATGCGCGAGGAGAGCGTCGTGACGGCCGAACCCGACTGCGCCCCCGTCGACTGCGGAGCGAACTACGACGGCAAGCACACCACGGCCGTGCTCGGCGTGGCCGCTGGCATCGTCGCCGCCGCCGCGGGAACCCCGGTCGTGACCCACTCCGGCGACCGCGTCCCCACCCAGAAGGCGACGGCGTACAAGCACGTCCTCGACAAACTTGGCGTCCGGACGGACCTCGAGTCCGACGAGTCGGCCGACATGGTCGACGAGACCGGCTTCGGCTTCTACTACCAGCCAGCCTTCAACCCCGGCGTCCACGCGCTGTACGACCGTCGCGATCAGATGGGCGTTCGAACGTTCGTCAACACCATCGAGACCGTCGCCAACCCGGCCAACGCCGACGTCCACCTCGGCTCGTTCTACCACCTGGCGTTCGCGAAGAAGACGTGCGACCTGGTCGCCGAGAGCGAGGCGCTCGAGTTCTCCCGCGTCGTCATGTTCCAGGGAATGGAGGGCTACGACGACATCCGCCCCGGGTACACGAAAGTCGCCGACTGGCGAGCCGGCGAGTTCGACGACTTCGAAATCGAAACCGCCGAGTACGGCATGGAGATGGAGAACGACGACCTCGCCGTCGACGACGTCGACGCCGACTCCGCGGCGATCACCGAGGCGGTCCTCGCTGGCGAGCGTGACGACCACTTCGCCGACGCCGTCGCGCTCAACGCCGCGTTCCGGATGTTCGCCCGCGACGACGTGGACGGCCTTGAGGACGGCCTCGAGCGCGCCCGCGCGGTCATCGACGACGGGAGCGCGGCGGCCGTGCTCGAGGAGTTGCGCGCGTTCTGA
- a CDS encoding ferredoxin, protein MSDAPDETAETDGTDGRPRPSDVGSSDGPPIEDKPYKIIFEANKCFGAGKCAEVSDNWEMDLQTSLARPNSYFIGEDDLEDNVRAAEICPAKKDQGCIHVIDRRTDEEIAPDPHGDGTLSVDW, encoded by the coding sequence ATGAGCGACGCACCCGACGAGACCGCTGAAACCGATGGGACCGATGGACGGCCTCGCCCCAGCGACGTCGGCTCGAGCGACGGGCCGCCAATCGAGGACAAGCCCTACAAGATCATCTTCGAGGCGAACAAGTGCTTCGGCGCGGGCAAGTGCGCCGAGGTAAGCGACAACTGGGAGATGGACCTCCAGACGAGTCTCGCGCGGCCGAATTCGTACTTCATCGGCGAGGACGACCTCGAGGACAACGTCCGCGCCGCAGAGATCTGCCCGGCGAAGAAAGACCAGGGCTGTATCCACGTGATCGATCGCCGGACGGACGAAGAGATTGCGCCGGATCCACACGGCGACGGCACGCTGAGCGTCGACTGGTAG
- a CDS encoding MarR family transcriptional regulator codes for MVDVLDNKRAATRFRILVEIAERQPAVSQGEIAEEVGVTSQAVSEYIRDLVEDGFVEKEGRSRYRVTNEGVDWLFQAAGDVRRFADHVTEDVLGAMGEDAAIASADLEAGDPVSLTVEDGLLHAAPGEAGPATGVATTDAAAGSDVGVTSFEGVIDLEPGSVTVWQVPPVRAGGSQSATLEAIADGCAEADLVLATGVEAIVALREADVEPATTFAVGTVAADAAERGLDTAVVATTDAVGRVTDVLRDGDVAYEVLEG; via the coding sequence ATGGTCGACGTTCTCGACAACAAACGCGCCGCGACGCGGTTTCGAATCCTCGTCGAGATCGCCGAACGACAACCGGCCGTCAGCCAGGGCGAGATCGCCGAGGAAGTCGGCGTCACCAGCCAGGCCGTCAGCGAGTACATCCGCGACCTCGTCGAGGACGGCTTCGTCGAGAAGGAGGGGCGCTCTCGTTACCGCGTCACGAACGAGGGCGTCGACTGGCTCTTCCAGGCCGCCGGCGACGTCCGCCGGTTCGCCGATCACGTCACCGAGGACGTCCTCGGCGCCATGGGCGAGGACGCCGCCATCGCGAGTGCCGACCTCGAGGCCGGCGATCCCGTCTCGCTCACCGTCGAAGATGGCCTCCTCCACGCGGCCCCTGGCGAGGCCGGCCCCGCAACCGGCGTCGCGACCACCGACGCCGCCGCCGGATCGGACGTCGGCGTCACGAGTTTCGAGGGCGTCATCGACCTCGAGCCCGGTTCCGTGACGGTCTGGCAGGTCCCGCCAGTCCGAGCAGGCGGCAGCCAGTCGGCGACCCTTGAGGCCATCGCGGACGGCTGTGCCGAGGCTGACCTGGTGCTGGCGACGGGCGTCGAAGCCATCGTGGCTCTCCGCGAGGCCGACGTCGAACCGGCGACCACGTTCGCCGTCGGGACCGTCGCCGCCGACGCCGCCGAACGCGGCCTCGACACCGCCGTCGTCGCCACCACCGACGCCGTCGGGCGCGTCACCGACGTGCTCAGAGACGGCGACGTGGCCTACGAAGTGCTCGAGGGGTGA
- the artA gene encoding archaeosortase A — MSSPPVSVLSAAVGSFGATDALAWVAIGAFVLALLLQWQSREAAARYLAAGAWVVFGVFWLTMVPYYYGEAQSPIQTVLSLAALPLCAYTGYLLLQGRTSLLLLTKAVAIMGIIYLPVETIPFARTWLIETTAAQTHYGMELLGHSPGLNEGANGYESRFDFDPDETVTGRTTYIVLACTGIGSMAIFGGLIAAVKAPLRRKATAFALAIGVIWFLNLIRNVFIGLASPFGWFQYDPLIYITTTYMGSPADRTSFLVAHNFVAQSLSIVALVGITYLVIRILPEVMEPLEEALFVLTGTEYDLADALGKPDPAGEQLTHSNDD; from the coding sequence ATGTCCTCCCCGCCCGTATCGGTCCTGTCAGCGGCCGTAGGGTCGTTCGGCGCCACCGACGCGCTGGCGTGGGTCGCAATCGGCGCCTTCGTTCTCGCACTGCTCCTCCAGTGGCAGTCTCGCGAAGCGGCTGCCCGCTACCTGGCCGCCGGCGCCTGGGTCGTCTTCGGCGTCTTCTGGCTGACGATGGTCCCCTACTACTACGGCGAGGCCCAGAGCCCGATCCAGACGGTGTTGAGCCTCGCTGCCCTCCCGCTGTGTGCGTACACGGGATATCTCCTGTTACAGGGCCGAACGTCTCTGCTCTTGCTCACGAAGGCAGTCGCCATCATGGGGATCATCTATCTCCCCGTCGAAACGATTCCGTTCGCCAGGACCTGGCTGATCGAGACGACGGCCGCCCAGACCCACTACGGCATGGAACTGCTTGGCCATAGCCCAGGCCTCAACGAAGGTGCGAACGGCTACGAGAGTCGCTTCGACTTCGACCCCGACGAGACGGTGACGGGGCGGACGACCTACATCGTCCTCGCGTGTACCGGCATCGGCAGTATGGCAATCTTCGGCGGGTTGATCGCCGCCGTGAAGGCGCCGCTCCGGCGAAAGGCCACCGCGTTCGCACTCGCCATCGGCGTCATCTGGTTCCTGAACCTGATCCGGAACGTCTTCATCGGCCTCGCTTCGCCATTCGGCTGGTTCCAGTACGATCCGCTGATCTACATTACGACGACGTACATGGGATCGCCCGCCGACCGGACGTCGTTCCTCGTCGCCCACAACTTCGTCGCTCAGTCGCTGTCGATCGTCGCCCTCGTCGGGATCACGTACCTCGTGATCCGTATTCTCCCGGAGGTCATGGAACCGCTCGAGGAGGCGCTGTTCGTACTCACCGGGACCGAGTACGACCTCGCCGACGCCCTCGGCAAGCCCGACCCCGCGGGCGAGCAGCTCACGCACTCGAACGACGATTGA
- a CDS encoding threonine synthase, giving the protein MDTTDAFVGLECIGCGASFDAETGTHRCPDCDGVLDPAYDYDAVDLDRETLEARPFDSMWRYEELLPFTRASAVTMDEGATPLVECEKLADELGVGRVLIKDEGRNPTGTFKDRGQTLAMTAANQHGASDVALASAGNAGQAAAAYAGRADIDSHVFLPSRAGFTTKAMVNVHGGDMTVVGGRIGDAGAAYADAMAEHDDWYSVKTFVTPYRHEGKKTMLYEIVEQLEWAVPDAIVYPTGGGVGLVGMYKAAEEFRDLGLIDDVPALYAAQATGCQPIVEAFEDGRERHDPVEYPDTICGGIEIPDPGASPWILEALRESGGGAVATDDDDILEAAVAVAKGEGLEMAPTCAAAASGAWELGERGAFDDDATVVILNTGAGNKDADVLRSHLMGQGV; this is encoded by the coding sequence ATGGACACCACGGACGCGTTCGTCGGCCTCGAGTGCATCGGCTGTGGGGCGTCGTTCGACGCCGAAACCGGCACCCACCGCTGTCCCGACTGCGACGGCGTTCTCGACCCGGCCTACGACTACGACGCGGTCGACCTCGACCGGGAGACCCTCGAGGCTCGCCCGTTCGACTCGATGTGGCGCTACGAGGAACTGCTCCCCTTCACCCGGGCGTCGGCGGTGACGATGGACGAGGGCGCGACGCCGCTGGTCGAGTGTGAAAAACTCGCCGACGAACTCGGTGTCGGGCGCGTCCTGATCAAGGACGAGGGTCGGAACCCGACGGGGACGTTCAAGGACCGCGGTCAGACGCTCGCGATGACGGCCGCGAACCAGCACGGCGCGAGCGACGTCGCGCTGGCGTCGGCGGGCAACGCCGGCCAGGCCGCCGCGGCCTACGCCGGCCGCGCCGACATCGATTCCCATGTGTTCCTCCCGTCTCGAGCGGGCTTCACGACCAAGGCGATGGTGAACGTCCACGGCGGCGACATGACCGTCGTCGGCGGGCGAATCGGCGACGCGGGCGCGGCCTACGCCGACGCGATGGCCGAGCACGACGACTGGTACTCTGTGAAGACGTTCGTGACGCCCTACCGCCACGAGGGCAAGAAGACGATGCTGTACGAGATCGTCGAGCAACTCGAGTGGGCGGTCCCCGACGCCATCGTCTACCCGACCGGCGGCGGCGTCGGCCTCGTGGGAATGTACAAGGCGGCCGAGGAGTTCCGCGACCTGGGGCTCATCGACGACGTACCGGCGCTGTACGCCGCCCAGGCGACGGGCTGTCAGCCGATCGTCGAGGCGTTCGAGGACGGCCGGGAGCGGCACGACCCCGTCGAGTACCCCGACACCATCTGCGGCGGCATCGAGATCCCCGACCCCGGCGCCAGCCCGTGGATCCTGGAGGCCCTGCGCGAGAGCGGCGGCGGTGCGGTCGCGACTGACGACGACGATATCCTCGAGGCGGCCGTCGCCGTCGCGAAGGGCGAGGGCCTCGAGATGGCGCCGACCTGTGCGGCGGCGGCCAGCGGAGCCTGGGAGCTGGGCGAGCGTGGAGCGTTCGACGACGACGCGACGGTCGTAATCCTCAACACGGGGGCCGGAAACAAGGACGCCGACGTGCTGCGCAGTCACCTGATGGGCCAGGGCGTCTGA
- a CDS encoding metallophosphoesterase yields MAGTFPDSARVDVPVEFLERAVFVPGANALVLSDLHVGKAAASRVEAPIDDGSDVIDRLERLLGCVDAETVVVAGDLLHSFSTVPRGADWTVTRLERIVADAGAEFVVTPGNHDGMLEAVYDGHAPDAYMLADGETLVCHGHEQPDLERVYAESETEFENYEGSNLERVVVGHDHPALSVGGRKLPCFLYARDAWRGLDVLMLPAFTRSASGVTINRARGIDLQSPMVRSLEPFHPVIRDDSAGETRWFPPIEACRHLL; encoded by the coding sequence ATGGCCGGCACTTTTCCCGACTCCGCTCGAGTGGACGTCCCCGTCGAGTTCCTCGAGCGCGCCGTCTTCGTCCCGGGAGCCAACGCGCTCGTCCTCTCGGACCTCCACGTCGGGAAGGCAGCGGCTTCTCGAGTCGAGGCACCGATCGACGACGGCAGCGACGTGATCGACCGCCTCGAGCGCCTGCTCGGGTGCGTCGACGCCGAAACGGTCGTCGTCGCTGGCGACCTCTTGCACTCGTTTTCGACCGTGCCCCGTGGGGCCGACTGGACCGTCACCCGCCTTGAGCGGATCGTTGCCGATGCGGGCGCCGAGTTCGTAGTCACCCCCGGAAATCACGACGGGATGCTCGAGGCAGTCTACGACGGACACGCTCCCGACGCGTACATGCTGGCCGATGGCGAGACGCTGGTTTGTCACGGGCACGAGCAACCTGACCTGGAGCGAGTGTATGCGGAATCCGAGACGGAATTCGAGAACTACGAGGGCTCGAACCTCGAGCGAGTCGTCGTCGGCCACGACCACCCCGCGCTCTCGGTCGGCGGGCGAAAGCTCCCCTGCTTTCTCTACGCGCGCGACGCCTGGCGCGGACTCGACGTGCTGATGCTCCCGGCGTTCACCCGGAGCGCGTCGGGCGTGACGATCAACCGGGCCCGAGGAATCGACTTGCAGTCGCCCATGGTTCGGTCGCTCGAGCCGTTCCACCCCGTGATTCGCGACGATAGTGCCGGCGAAACGCGCTGGTTCCCGCCGATCGAGGCGTGTCGGCACCTGCTGTAG
- a CDS encoding ComEC/Rec2 family competence protein, with amino-acid sequence MRPVRLLLLMLVVVVLVTGGCLDFETSTGPRDVDGGGGDDGGELDDGDDHSNDDESERKAGTLEIHHIDVGQADATLLIEPSGETMLVDSGDWRDDGEQVIAYLEEQGIDRVDHLVATHAHADHIGGHAAVIEHFETNGDGVGAIYDSGVVSTSGTYERYLDAVEEHDVDLFQVREGDAVDFGEAEIEFYNPPAEGPDDGDGLNDNSVVLTVTYGDVSYLTTGDAERSVESRLVERHGDDLEAEIYQTGHHGSSTSSSSAFLDVVGPDVTVVSAPLESQYGHPHDEVLAAFGERGIETYWTGVHGHVVVTTDGESVVVQAQRSGPTDGYVLLEEFSSEEEATEETRETERLPRRVSGFPTEAVALP; translated from the coding sequence GTGCGACCTGTTCGTCTCCTGCTTTTGATGCTCGTCGTCGTCGTGCTCGTTACCGGCGGTTGTCTCGATTTCGAGACATCGACGGGCCCTCGAGACGTCGATGGTGGAGGCGGTGACGACGGCGGCGAACTCGACGACGGCGACGATCACTCCAACGATGACGAATCGGAGCGGAAGGCGGGCACACTCGAGATCCACCACATCGACGTCGGACAGGCCGACGCGACCCTGCTGATCGAGCCCTCGGGGGAGACGATGCTCGTCGACAGCGGTGACTGGCGGGACGACGGCGAGCAGGTCATCGCCTACCTCGAGGAGCAGGGAATCGACCGCGTCGACCACCTCGTGGCGACCCACGCCCACGCCGACCACATCGGCGGCCACGCCGCGGTGATCGAGCACTTCGAGACGAACGGTGACGGCGTCGGCGCCATCTACGACTCCGGCGTCGTCTCGACGAGCGGGACCTACGAGCGCTACCTGGACGCCGTCGAGGAACACGACGTCGACCTCTTTCAGGTTCGGGAAGGGGACGCCGTCGACTTCGGTGAGGCGGAAATCGAGTTCTACAACCCGCCGGCCGAGGGTCCGGACGACGGCGACGGACTTAACGACAATAGCGTCGTCCTGACAGTGACCTACGGCGACGTCTCCTACCTGACGACCGGCGACGCCGAGCGCTCGGTCGAGTCGCGTCTGGTCGAGCGCCACGGTGACGACCTCGAAGCGGAGATTTACCAGACGGGTCACCACGGGTCGTCGACCAGTTCGTCGTCGGCGTTTCTCGACGTGGTCGGTCCCGACGTGACGGTCGTCTCGGCTCCCCTCGAGAGCCAGTACGGTCACCCACACGACGAGGTGCTCGCGGCGTTCGGCGAGCGCGGAATCGAGACCTACTGGACGGGCGTTCACGGACACGTGGTCGTCACCACGGACGGCGAGTCGGTCGTGGTCCAGGCGCAGCGTTCAGGTCCAACGGATGGGTACGTTCTCCTCGAGGAGTTCTCGAGCGAGGAGGAAGCGACCGAGGAAACGAGGGAAACCGAGCGATTACCGCGACGCGTAAGCGGATTCCCGACGGAGGCGGTAGCACTGCCATGA
- a CDS encoding peptidylprolyl isomerase: MANPTATLHTSEGDITVELFEERAPRTVGNFIGLATGEREWTDPETDERVTDEPLYDDVPFHRVIEGFMIQGGDPTGTGRGGPGYTFDDEFHDDLTHDGPGTLSMANAGPNTNGSQFFITLDATPHLDGRHSVFGEVTDGMDVVREIGSVETDGNDKPKRDIVLESVSVDR, encoded by the coding sequence ATGGCAAATCCAACAGCGACGCTTCACACGAGCGAGGGCGACATCACCGTCGAACTGTTCGAAGAGCGAGCGCCCCGAACGGTCGGGAACTTCATCGGCCTCGCGACGGGCGAGCGCGAGTGGACCGATCCGGAGACCGACGAGCGCGTCACCGACGAACCGCTGTACGACGACGTGCCGTTCCACCGCGTCATCGAGGGGTTCATGATCCAGGGCGGCGACCCGACCGGCACCGGTCGCGGCGGCCCCGGCTACACCTTCGACGACGAGTTCCACGACGACCTCACCCACGACGGCCCCGGCACCCTCTCGATGGCCAACGCCGGGCCGAACACGAACGGCTCGCAGTTCTTCATCACCCTCGACGCGACGCCACACCTCGACGGTCGCCACTCGGTCTTCGGCGAAGTGACCGACGGGATGGATGTCGTTCGCGAGATCGGTTCCGTGGAAACCGACGGGAACGACAAACCAAAACGCGACATCGTTCTCGAGTCGGTGTCCGTCGACCGCTAA
- a CDS encoding pyridoxamine 5'-phosphate oxidase family protein: protein MSRIEVAELEEAERTSVLGTGGTGVLSFSTEGDEPPRTVPVSYGYDPVQSTFYFRLATSPEHPPETFDGHAVSFVTYDANDEWWSVVAKGRLEDIERDDVGTDALEGLERVEIPLIDIFGSHPREIDFAFCRLEPTAFTGRRESSTAP, encoded by the coding sequence ATGTCTCGCATCGAAGTCGCCGAACTCGAGGAGGCCGAACGGACATCCGTGCTCGGCACCGGCGGTACGGGCGTGCTGTCGTTTTCGACCGAGGGCGACGAACCGCCACGCACCGTCCCAGTCTCGTACGGATACGACCCCGTCCAGTCGACCTTTTACTTCCGGCTGGCGACCTCACCGGAGCACCCGCCCGAGACGTTCGACGGACACGCCGTCTCGTTCGTCACCTACGACGCCAACGACGAGTGGTGGAGCGTGGTTGCCAAGGGTCGCCTCGAGGACATCGAACGCGACGACGTCGGCACCGACGCTCTCGAGGGCCTCGAGCGCGTCGAGATTCCGCTAATCGATATCTTCGGGAGCCATCCTCGAGAGATCGACTTCGCGTTCTGTCGCCTCGAGCCGACGGCGTTCACGGGTCGTCGGGAGTCGAGCACGGCGCCGTGA